From Serinicoccus profundi, the proteins below share one genomic window:
- a CDS encoding SLC13 family permease, whose amino-acid sequence MTVSLDAWITVVVLIGVLAALVRQRTSPWVVVLGGVIALLVGGVITPAEAFTGFSNPAPITVAALYVVAAGIEKTGALAPVMQRTLGDRGTYRLPLLRVLTPTVGASALLNNTPIVAMLIPQVTAWCERRGLSASKFLMPISFAAVLGGLLTVIGTSTNLVVSGQMAELGLAEIGFFEIGRLGLPIAVIGLLALVVLSPRLLPARRSAREELESEGRRFSIEMIVQPGGPVDGRTVEEAKLRSLPGLFLVSVDRGDTVIAPVRPDTVLRGGNRLHFVGSVSKVVDAQLMPGLRSAELEHVLDLQSQTAKYFEVVVGSQSPLVGRTLRESGFRATYQAAVVGIHRSGHLVDGKLGSQTIRLGDTLIVVSDPDFRRRWRDHSDFLLIAGLDGSPPTATPRAWIPVTILALVVGLAAVGVLPILQGSLLGAVALVLTGVLSAQEARRAVDLDVILVIAAAFGLASAMQVSGLAQALSGALVASLGTFGTVGVLLGLVLATIVLTELVTNNAAALLMLPVAVATAESVGLDPRGAAIAVAVAASASFLSPIGYQTNMMVYGPGGYRFTDYARLGWVLTIMVIVVTVGLTPLLWP is encoded by the coding sequence GTGACCGTGTCGCTCGACGCGTGGATCACCGTGGTGGTCCTCATCGGAGTCCTGGCGGCGCTCGTGCGTCAGCGGACGAGCCCGTGGGTGGTGGTGCTGGGAGGGGTGATCGCCCTCCTGGTGGGTGGCGTCATCACCCCTGCGGAGGCCTTCACCGGCTTCTCCAACCCCGCCCCGATCACCGTCGCGGCGCTGTATGTCGTCGCGGCCGGGATCGAGAAGACCGGGGCCCTGGCCCCGGTGATGCAACGGACCCTGGGTGACCGCGGGACCTACCGGCTGCCGCTGCTACGGGTGCTGACCCCCACCGTGGGTGCCTCGGCCCTGCTCAACAACACCCCCATCGTGGCCATGCTCATCCCGCAGGTGACCGCCTGGTGCGAGAGGCGGGGCCTCTCGGCCAGCAAGTTCCTCATGCCGATCTCGTTCGCCGCCGTCCTCGGCGGTCTGCTCACCGTCATCGGCACCTCCACCAACCTCGTGGTCTCCGGCCAGATGGCCGAGCTCGGGCTGGCAGAGATCGGGTTCTTTGAGATCGGTCGGCTGGGCCTGCCGATCGCAGTGATCGGTCTGCTGGCCCTCGTGGTCCTCTCTCCGCGGCTGCTGCCGGCGCGGCGCTCTGCACGAGAGGAGCTGGAGAGCGAGGGCAGGAGGTTCTCCATCGAGATGATCGTGCAGCCCGGCGGGCCGGTGGACGGCCGCACCGTCGAGGAGGCCAAGCTACGCTCGCTGCCCGGGCTCTTCCTCGTCTCGGTGGACCGCGGGGACACCGTCATCGCGCCGGTGCGACCCGACACGGTGCTGCGTGGCGGCAACCGCCTCCACTTCGTCGGCTCGGTGAGCAAGGTGGTCGACGCACAGCTCATGCCCGGGCTGCGCTCGGCCGAGCTGGAGCATGTGCTGGACCTGCAGAGCCAGACCGCGAAGTACTTCGAGGTGGTCGTCGGCTCGCAGTCGCCACTCGTCGGGAGGACGCTGCGCGAGTCGGGCTTCCGGGCGACCTACCAGGCCGCCGTGGTCGGCATCCACCGCTCGGGCCACCTGGTCGACGGCAAGCTCGGCTCGCAGACCATCCGCCTGGGCGACACCCTCATCGTCGTCTCGGACCCCGACTTCCGGCGGCGCTGGCGCGACCACTCCGACTTCCTGCTCATCGCGGGCCTCGACGGCTCCCCACCTACCGCGACCCCGCGCGCCTGGATCCCGGTGACGATCCTCGCCCTGGTCGTGGGGCTGGCCGCGGTGGGCGTCCTGCCCATCCTGCAGGGTTCCCTGCTCGGCGCGGTGGCGCTCGTGCTCACCGGGGTGCTCTCGGCCCAGGAGGCCCGCCGGGCCGTCGACCTCGACGTCATCCTCGTCATCGCGGCGGCCTTCGGGCTGGCGAGCGCGATGCAGGTGTCCGGGCTGGCGCAGGCGCTGTCGGGTGCGCTCGTGGCCTCGCTCGGCACCTTCGGCACCGTCGGGGTGCTGCTCGGTCTGGTGCTGGCCACCATCGTGCTCACCGAGCTCGTGACCAACAACGCCGCCGCGCTGCTCATGCTGCCGGTGGCCGTGGCCACCGCCGAGTCGGTGGGCCTCGACCCGCGGGGTGCGGCGATCGCGGTGGCGGTGGCCGCCTCGGCGTCCTTCCTCTCCCCGATCGGCTACCAGACCAACATGATGGTCTACGGCCCCGGTGGGTACCGCTTCACCGACTACGCCCGACTCGGGTGGGTCCTGACGATCATGGTGATCGTCGTGACGGTCGGGCTGACGCCGCTGCTCTGGCCCTGA
- a CDS encoding carbohydrate binding domain-containing protein, which yields MTLSSPSCPRPRSWLLLWLATALVATLALTALPGTAQAAGLVRNGSFDEGTRYWRTNGSAEVLRTESFSGNPAAVLTSTTQRHTVLNDATNSVADTGSTGATYRLSARVRGTSGTDGALRLREVGATGTREHQKAFELTGSWQTVSLPITTTRSGASLDVNVVAWNLAPGERLVVDDVTLTRTTTALPAPEPCTGRVPDTTLFGASMTTSGISAEDSLERLDQAFGTLPVVRIFDPGLPFEWSHARNDLLEGRTMVMSFRPMPQDVLAGRHDAFFRRWFAQAPEDRTIYWSYIHEPEPLIKSGRFTATQYKAAWRRIEALADEACKPNMFSTLILTGWTAIPASGRDYRDYDAGRDVIDVLAWDPYNGASDPDRDYYSPVSEFMAPAVQTSIADGRPWGIAETGSRLVPGDDGQGRAAWLRSVAEYAVRHDAQFVTYFQSTRDGDWRLNDRYSRAVWREFVAR from the coding sequence ATGACCCTGTCTTCACCGTCCTGCCCACGCCCCCGATCGTGGCTCCTCCTGTGGCTCGCGACCGCTCTCGTCGCCACTCTCGCCCTCACCGCGCTGCCCGGAACGGCCCAGGCCGCCGGCCTGGTCCGCAACGGCTCCTTCGACGAGGGGACGCGGTACTGGCGGACCAACGGCTCGGCCGAGGTGCTGCGCACCGAGAGCTTCTCGGGCAACCCGGCCGCCGTCCTCACGTCCACCACGCAGCGGCACACCGTGCTCAACGACGCGACCAACTCGGTGGCGGACACCGGCTCCACCGGCGCGACCTACCGGCTGAGCGCCCGCGTCCGGGGGACCTCCGGCACCGACGGAGCCCTCCGCCTGCGTGAGGTGGGCGCCACGGGCACCCGTGAGCACCAGAAGGCCTTCGAGCTGACCGGTTCGTGGCAGACGGTGAGCCTGCCCATCACCACGACCCGCTCCGGGGCGAGCCTCGACGTCAATGTCGTCGCGTGGAACCTGGCTCCCGGTGAGCGGCTCGTCGTCGACGACGTGACCCTGACGAGGACGACCACGGCGCTCCCCGCCCCGGAGCCCTGCACCGGCCGGGTCCCTGACACGACCCTCTTCGGCGCCTCGATGACGACCTCGGGCATCAGCGCCGAGGACTCGCTGGAGCGCCTCGACCAGGCCTTCGGCACCCTCCCCGTCGTCCGGATCTTCGACCCGGGTCTGCCCTTCGAGTGGAGCCACGCCCGCAACGACCTGCTCGAGGGTCGGACGATGGTCATGTCCTTCCGTCCCATGCCCCAGGACGTCCTCGCGGGTCGACACGACGCCTTCTTCCGACGGTGGTTCGCCCAGGCCCCGGAGGACCGGACGATCTACTGGTCCTACATCCACGAGCCGGAGCCCCTCATCAAGAGCGGCCGTTTCACCGCCACGCAGTACAAGGCGGCCTGGCGTCGGATCGAGGCGCTCGCCGACGAGGCGTGCAAGCCCAACATGTTCTCCACCCTCATCCTCACCGGCTGGACGGCCATCCCGGCCTCCGGGCGCGACTACCGCGACTACGACGCCGGCCGTGACGTCATCGACGTGCTCGCGTGGGACCCCTACAACGGTGCCTCGGACCCCGACCGCGACTACTACTCCCCGGTCTCGGAGTTCATGGCTCCGGCCGTCCAGACGTCCATCGCGGACGGGCGCCCGTGGGGCATCGCGGAGACGGGCAGCCGCCTGGTGCCCGGCGACGACGGGCAGGGACGCGCGGCGTGGCTGCGCTCCGTGGCCGAGTATGCCGTGCGGCACGACGCGCAGTTCGTCACCTACTTCCAGTCCACCCGGGACGGCGACTGGCGGCTCAACGACAGGTACTCGCGCGCCGTCTGGCGGGAGTTCGTCGCCCGGTGA
- a CDS encoding polysaccharide biosynthesis C-terminal domain-containing protein, whose translation MSRATTSAGGMGSVARGGAFALAGSVVSAVMGLLLVVVLGRTLGTAGAGVVFQAIAAFTIAMSLARFGLDTTAVWLLPRLRTEAPHLMRAAVVRLLAPAFAMGVLGAGALLLLSRLVGADNDLLADSLVGMAWALPLAGVALVGLAATRALGGVRTFVTVQNIAIPTARPVLAWAVTLAGGGAVAVAVSWVAPLPLAAGVALLILARQLRRVLGDTEDLGSPEPGASLNRRIWGYTAPRAVSAVLEESMRWLDVLLVGLLAGPSAAGLYGAATRFTNAGMILSTSLRIVVAPMYSRHLGAKDLRAADGLYSVTTIWIIAFSVPIYLVLALFGGSMIGLLGQDFREGAPALGILAGGMAMVLTAGNIQSVLLMSGYSSLAALNKLAAVAVNVTLLFLLVPPLGIVGAALAWVAGMVVDTVLAITQVHRKVGVRPLPRAVLAVLATTVLTFGTPALILRLSIGDTVTAMLSGAALGVVCLVIVMWRAPRLFQLADLASIITARKGT comes from the coding sequence ATGAGTCGCGCCACCACCTCCGCCGGAGGGATGGGTTCGGTCGCTCGTGGCGGCGCGTTCGCGCTCGCCGGTTCGGTCGTGAGCGCGGTGATGGGACTCCTCCTGGTCGTCGTGCTGGGACGCACGCTGGGGACCGCCGGTGCGGGGGTCGTCTTCCAGGCCATCGCTGCCTTCACCATCGCGATGAGCCTCGCGAGATTCGGCCTGGACACCACCGCCGTCTGGCTTCTCCCCCGCCTCCGGACTGAGGCCCCCCACCTCATGCGGGCGGCCGTGGTGCGTCTGCTCGCGCCGGCCTTCGCCATGGGCGTCCTCGGCGCAGGGGCACTGCTCCTCCTGAGTCGGCTGGTTGGTGCCGACAACGACCTGCTCGCCGACAGCCTGGTGGGGATGGCGTGGGCGCTCCCGCTCGCCGGGGTGGCCCTGGTCGGTCTGGCGGCGACGCGCGCCCTCGGTGGTGTGCGGACCTTCGTCACGGTGCAGAACATCGCCATACCCACGGCTCGTCCGGTGCTCGCCTGGGCGGTGACCCTCGCCGGGGGCGGAGCGGTCGCCGTGGCCGTCTCCTGGGTCGCGCCCCTCCCCCTCGCGGCCGGCGTGGCGCTGCTGATCCTGGCCCGGCAGCTGCGCCGGGTCCTCGGCGACACCGAGGACCTCGGCTCGCCGGAGCCGGGGGCCTCTCTCAACCGTCGCATCTGGGGATACACCGCGCCCCGCGCCGTGTCCGCCGTGCTCGAGGAGTCGATGCGGTGGTTGGACGTCCTGCTGGTCGGCCTGCTGGCCGGCCCCTCGGCCGCCGGGCTCTACGGCGCGGCCACGAGGTTCACGAATGCCGGCATGATCCTCAGCACGTCGCTGCGGATCGTGGTGGCGCCGATGTACAGCCGCCACCTCGGCGCGAAGGACCTACGAGCCGCCGACGGGCTCTACTCCGTGACGACGATCTGGATCATCGCTTTCAGCGTCCCCATCTACCTCGTGCTGGCGCTCTTCGGCGGATCCATGATCGGCCTGCTGGGGCAGGACTTCCGCGAGGGGGCGCCGGCCCTGGGCATCCTTGCGGGGGGTATGGCCATGGTCCTGACCGCCGGCAACATCCAGTCGGTGCTCCTCATGAGCGGGTACAGCTCCCTCGCGGCCCTCAACAAGCTCGCCGCGGTCGCGGTCAACGTCACCCTGCTCTTCCTCCTGGTGCCACCGCTCGGGATCGTCGGCGCCGCGCTCGCGTGGGTCGCCGGGATGGTGGTCGACACCGTGCTCGCCATCACGCAGGTGCACCGCAAGGTCGGGGTCAGACCCCTGCCGCGAGCCGTGCTGGCCGTCCTGGCGACGACCGTTTTGACGTTCGGGACACCCGCCCTGATACTGCGACTAAGCATCGGCGACACCGTGACGGCGATGCTGAGCGGGGCGGCCCTGGGAGTGGTATGCCTCGTGATCGTCATGTGGCGCGCCCCGCGGCTGTTCCAGCTCGCGGACCTGGCCTCGATCATCACGGCACGAAAGGGGACATGA